From Spirosoma aerolatum, one genomic window encodes:
- the pdxA gene encoding 4-hydroxythreonine-4-phosphate dehydrogenase PdxA, protein MEQRQPNESNQPRTNPSNGSKSDVRPDEAQSQPSTEQRPGHQHPNNRQSTPSRDNRPGNNTPDTDPINRPERPQKPIQNQRENRQQNGRSDDQRPKNQQNQRENRHENRQPNSNQRPNEARQRDDNRPSREQTPPLPRVQESLLGEATLRDLNNQPNQPTEHTSREERLVIGISLGDYNGIGPEVILKALQYNRLQKICTPVIYGSMRILNRYRNLLNFKDWNLNGAQSIGQISHKLTNVITCWPDQNQDIQPGRVTPEAGQAAFACLQRAVDDLKAGKLDALVTAPINKYNIQSEEFKFPGHTEYLAQEFEVQDNLMFMVSGALRVGVVTGHIPLGRVRQNITRDRIAQKLALMMKSLRQDFGIERPRIAVLGLNPHAGEEGLLGNEEQEIIKPLLADLLDKGELVFGPYPADGFFGTRAYKHFDAVLAMYHDQGLIPFKAIAFEEGVNFTAGMPAVRTSPDHGTAYDIAGKNLADETSMLQAIYTAIDVARHRKEFIELEEGALK, encoded by the coding sequence ATGGAACAACGCCAACCTAACGAATCAAACCAACCCCGCACCAACCCATCAAACGGGTCGAAGTCTGATGTACGTCCTGACGAAGCTCAGTCACAGCCATCGACTGAACAACGGCCTGGCCATCAACACCCTAACAACCGTCAGAGCACTCCTTCCCGTGATAATCGTCCTGGGAATAACACGCCCGACACAGACCCAATTAACCGGCCCGAAAGACCTCAAAAGCCTATTCAGAATCAGCGCGAGAATCGGCAACAGAATGGGCGGTCAGACGATCAGCGCCCAAAAAACCAGCAAAATCAACGGGAAAATCGGCACGAAAACCGACAACCCAACTCGAATCAGCGGCCTAATGAAGCCCGGCAGCGCGACGACAATCGACCCAGCCGGGAGCAAACGCCCCCCCTGCCCCGCGTACAGGAATCGCTCCTGGGCGAAGCCACACTGCGTGATCTGAACAACCAGCCAAACCAACCGACCGAACATACCAGTCGTGAAGAACGATTAGTGATTGGCATTTCGTTGGGCGATTACAACGGCATTGGGCCCGAAGTTATTCTGAAGGCGTTGCAATACAACCGATTACAGAAAATTTGCACCCCCGTTATTTACGGTTCCATGCGGATTTTGAACCGATATCGCAATCTGCTCAACTTCAAAGACTGGAATCTGAATGGGGCTCAGTCGATAGGCCAGATCAGCCATAAACTAACCAACGTCATTACGTGCTGGCCCGATCAGAACCAGGATATTCAACCGGGCCGCGTAACCCCTGAAGCGGGTCAGGCTGCGTTTGCCTGTCTGCAACGGGCCGTGGATGACCTGAAAGCGGGTAAGCTGGATGCACTCGTAACGGCCCCCATCAACAAGTACAATATCCAGTCGGAAGAATTTAAATTTCCGGGACATACGGAATACCTGGCTCAGGAATTCGAGGTTCAGGACAATCTGATGTTTATGGTCAGCGGAGCCTTACGCGTTGGGGTTGTAACGGGCCATATTCCGCTGGGGCGAGTTCGTCAGAATATTACGCGGGATCGCATCGCGCAAAAACTTGCCCTGATGATGAAGTCATTACGACAGGATTTTGGCATTGAAAGACCCCGAATTGCTGTGCTGGGCCTTAATCCACATGCTGGAGAAGAAGGCCTGTTGGGCAATGAGGAACAGGAGATTATCAAGCCATTGCTTGCCGATTTACTGGACAAGGGCGAACTGGTGTTTGGCCCCTACCCTGCCGATGGTTTCTTTGGCACGAGAGCATACAAGCATTTCGATGCCGTACTGGCCATGTATCACGATCAGGGACTAATTCCGTTTAAGGCAATTGCCTTTGAAGAAGGGGTCAACTTTACCGCCGGGATGCCCGCCGTCAGAACCTCACCCGATCACGGAACTGCCTACGATATCGCCGGAAAAAACCTTGCCGATGAGACGTCTATGTTACAGGCCATTTATACTGCCATCGACGTAGCCCGACACCGGAAAGAGTTTATTGAATTGGAGGAAGGCGCACTTAAATAA
- a CDS encoding YicC/YloC family endoribonuclease — protein MLKSMTGFGNATVEAGGLSVTAEVKTLNSKFLDIYCRIPRQFSDKEIELRALLTQQLERGKVELSINLTRTNVVRPGVTINRPLVQAYVSDLKETANTMLMSIPDSNILQLALQQPNAYLTESTDPAADASDWATVQAAVQEAIRRCDAFRKQDGAMLEGKFQEYIQIITDRLADVEEQDVRRIPAVRDRMRNSVKELLDSETFDQNRFEQELVYYVEKFDISEEKVRLKNHLAYFLEVLMGEEANGKKLNFISQEIGREINTIGSKANDAAIQRLVVQMKDELEKIKEQTMNVI, from the coding sequence ATGTTAAAATCAATGACTGGCTTCGGCAATGCAACAGTAGAGGCTGGAGGCCTGTCTGTTACAGCTGAAGTTAAAACCCTGAATTCCAAATTTCTGGATATTTACTGCCGAATTCCCCGCCAATTCTCGGATAAGGAAATTGAGCTACGCGCCCTGCTAACCCAGCAACTGGAACGTGGTAAGGTGGAGCTTTCTATCAATCTTACCCGCACGAATGTGGTACGGCCAGGTGTAACCATCAATCGCCCGCTGGTGCAGGCTTACGTCAGCGATTTAAAGGAAACGGCCAATACCATGCTTATGAGTATTCCCGACAGCAACATCCTGCAACTAGCTCTCCAGCAGCCCAATGCGTATCTGACCGAGTCGACCGATCCAGCCGCCGATGCTTCGGACTGGGCAACGGTACAGGCTGCCGTTCAGGAAGCTATTCGCCGTTGCGATGCTTTTCGGAAACAGGATGGAGCCATGCTCGAAGGCAAGTTTCAGGAGTACATTCAGATTATTACCGATCGGCTGGCCGATGTAGAAGAACAGGATGTCCGACGGATTCCGGCCGTACGTGATCGGATGCGCAATTCGGTTAAAGAATTGCTCGACAGCGAAACCTTCGATCAGAATCGGTTTGAGCAGGAATTAGTTTACTACGTCGAGAAGTTCGACATATCGGAAGAAAAAGTCAGGCTCAAAAATCACCTGGCCTATTTCCTTGAGGTTCTGATGGGCGAGGAAGCCAATGGCAAGAAACTGAATTTTATCTCCCAGGAAATTGGCCGTGAAATCAATACCATCGGGTCGAAAGCCAATGACGCTGCCATTCAGCGGCTGGTTGTCCAGATGAAAGATGAACTGGAGAAAATTAAGGAGCAGACAATGAATGTAATTTGA
- a CDS encoding DNA-3-methyladenine glycosylase yields the protein MDTFDDTFYQSHDTLTLAQLLLGCELVHESTEGTTAGVIVETEGYLTGDPACHAYRRQTVRNAAMFGPAGTLYVYQIYNHYNCINVVTGPQGIGEAVLIRALEPTEGIDLMGLRRNEAFKTGFARYRNNVLDPTTAHGQRNLANGPSKLTTAMGIDRTRDNGRSLTNGPLYIRGPVLHDFDMVTTTRIGITHGADLPYRYYIKGNPFVSKK from the coding sequence TTGGATACTTTCGACGATACGTTCTACCAATCGCACGATACGCTTACGTTAGCCCAGTTATTACTGGGTTGCGAGCTTGTACATGAATCGACTGAGGGAACAACGGCAGGGGTAATTGTTGAAACGGAAGGGTATTTGACTGGAGATCCGGCCTGTCATGCGTACCGACGGCAAACGGTTCGCAATGCCGCCATGTTTGGCCCTGCCGGTACACTCTATGTCTACCAGATTTACAATCACTACAATTGCATCAACGTCGTGACCGGGCCGCAAGGTATTGGCGAAGCTGTACTGATTCGGGCACTGGAGCCTACTGAAGGCATTGATCTGATGGGACTTCGGCGAAACGAAGCATTCAAAACTGGTTTTGCCCGCTATCGCAACAACGTCCTTGACCCAACTACTGCCCACGGCCAGCGTAATCTGGCGAATGGTCCCAGCAAGCTAACTACTGCCATGGGAATCGACCGGACGCGTGATAATGGGAGATCACTGACAAACGGACCTCTGTATATACGCGGCCCCGTGCTTCACGACTTCGACATGGTTACAACCACGCGTATCGGTATAACCCACGGGGCCGATTTGCCGTATCGATACTATATAAAAGGGAATCCGTTTGTCAGCAAAAAATAA
- a CDS encoding 2-phosphosulfolactate phosphatase encodes MKQIDVCFTPDLLHLHTVENTIVVVADVFRATSCMVTAFAYGVNSIIPVATVEECKELQERGYLAAAERNARKVDGFELDNSPFTYMDERIRGANIAMTTTNGTLAITRSRSAVKVLVGSFLNLDAIVRYLKTEGYDVMVLCAGWKGRVNLEDTLFAGALVDRLKDSYAMAEDSAIMAWRLYAQGKDNLVAYMANASHIRRLQRLGIQKDIPYCLQHDLYDVVPVLRGNALVNM; translated from the coding sequence ATGAAACAAATTGACGTTTGCTTTACCCCCGATTTACTCCATCTGCACACGGTTGAAAATACCATCGTGGTAGTGGCAGATGTATTTCGGGCTACTTCGTGCATGGTGACAGCCTTTGCGTATGGTGTCAACAGCATTATTCCCGTCGCTACGGTCGAGGAATGTAAGGAATTACAGGAGCGCGGCTATCTGGCCGCTGCCGAACGCAATGCCCGTAAGGTAGACGGCTTTGAGCTGGACAATTCCCCGTTCACCTACATGGACGAACGGATTCGGGGGGCTAATATCGCTATGACGACCACCAATGGTACGCTGGCCATCACTCGATCCCGATCGGCGGTGAAAGTGCTGGTGGGTTCATTTTTGAATCTGGATGCCATTGTACGCTACCTCAAAACCGAGGGCTATGATGTTATGGTGCTTTGTGCAGGCTGGAAGGGTCGGGTGAATCTGGAAGATACGCTCTTTGCCGGTGCTTTGGTCGACCGCTTGAAAGATAGTTACGCTATGGCCGAAGATAGTGCCATTATGGCCTGGCGGCTTTATGCCCAGGGGAAAGACAACCTAGTGGCCTACATGGCAAATGCCTCACACATCCGCCGACTTCAGCGATTGGGTATCCAAAAAGATATTCCTTACTGCCTCCAGCACGATCTGTACGATGTTGTGCCCGTATTGCGAGGTAATGCCCTGGTAAATATGTAG
- the gcvT gene encoding glycine cleavage system aminomethyltransferase GcvT, which translates to MSLKQIPLHHIHQQLGAKIVPFAGYEMPVRYSSDLEEHNTVRNGVGIFDVSHMGEFVLKGDGALDLIQRVSANDASILYDGKVQYSYLPNGRGGVVDDLLVYRISDQEYMLVVNASNIEKDWNWISQYASDYAVTMTNISDGTCLFAVQGPKAAEALQSLTKVDLALMEYYTFEKADFAGCANVIISATGYTGAGGFEIYVSSHQAESVWNAIMQAGEPFGIKPIGLGARDTLRLEMGYCLYGNDITDETSPIEAGLGWVTKFTHPFIDADVLKEQKEQGVPRRLVGFELIDRGVPRSHYELADADGNPIGEVTSGTQSPTLSKGIGLGYIKTAFSKPGTQIFVKVRDRLLKAQVVKLPFVKK; encoded by the coding sequence ATGTCGCTCAAGCAAATTCCTCTCCATCATATTCATCAGCAGTTAGGTGCGAAAATCGTACCGTTTGCGGGTTACGAAATGCCCGTTCGCTATTCCTCCGATCTGGAAGAACATAATACCGTACGCAATGGCGTCGGGATCTTCGATGTCTCACACATGGGCGAGTTTGTGCTCAAAGGCGACGGTGCCCTGGATCTGATTCAGCGCGTATCGGCCAATGATGCCAGTATTCTGTATGACGGTAAAGTGCAATATAGCTACCTGCCCAACGGTCGGGGTGGTGTAGTGGATGATTTACTGGTTTATCGGATTAGCGATCAGGAGTATATGCTCGTTGTGAATGCATCCAACATCGAGAAAGACTGGAACTGGATCAGTCAATATGCATCGGATTATGCCGTTACAATGACTAATATCTCCGACGGTACCTGTTTGTTTGCCGTACAAGGGCCAAAAGCCGCTGAAGCCTTACAGTCACTGACAAAAGTTGATCTGGCTTTGATGGAGTATTATACCTTTGAGAAAGCCGATTTTGCCGGATGCGCCAATGTGATTATATCGGCAACGGGCTATACGGGTGCGGGTGGATTCGAAATTTATGTGTCCAGCCATCAGGCTGAATCAGTCTGGAACGCCATTATGCAAGCTGGAGAACCCTTCGGTATCAAGCCAATTGGTCTGGGGGCCCGTGATACGCTCCGGCTCGAAATGGGCTACTGCCTCTACGGTAACGACATTACCGACGAAACATCACCCATTGAAGCGGGACTGGGCTGGGTTACCAAGTTTACACACCCCTTCATTGATGCCGACGTGCTGAAAGAACAGAAAGAACAGGGTGTTCCACGCAGACTCGTCGGATTTGAATTGATTGATCGGGGTGTACCCCGTAGCCATTATGAATTGGCCGATGCTGATGGCAACCCAATCGGCGAAGTAACGTCGGGTACGCAATCGCCTACGCTGAGCAAAGGCATTGGCTTAGGCTACATCAAAACGGCTTTTAGTAAACCCGGCACCCAGATATTCGTAAAAGTCCGCGACCGGCTCCTCAAAGCTCAGGTCGTTAAACTCCCCTTCGTTAAAAAATGA
- a CDS encoding TonB family protein, with translation MIYQPFEVDSAAQPRGGLGAFNTFLMANLRKPITAQVSGAGGIVVLTGVVGTNGHISDVRITKNFRPDCDREAMRVFKLFNAWKPAKKRGEVVHQQVSMPIIFKPNVPLRYIHGEVITYQDADLIVLPDSNERVKFKEVNPVDTNGVPSGDLVLYKLANMKWEEYARDSLVHRLNEQPDSFGRPTYTIGHQQALLKLNGSICTVDATGKLLSEANYKIGKLAGPQIAYHPNGAVAKKHDYGDDKQVILSWYANGQIQQVQELVMGDVLETSEIDKVTAFWDSAGRQLVRNGTGWAQYYRSVKSYTNKNRETLLVEQGHYQDYLKQGTWTGIYADGSYFYEENYDKGVLLTGKSCVAGQDTTLYELEDRHPIFSGGMPALKQFLDRNLSYPISAQKDRVSGQVVVSFVVCTDGTLCDYVVTQSIRADLDREALRVVKKMSGRWIPGIQRGKKVQVKYYLPINFNLD, from the coding sequence ATGATCTATCAACCTTTTGAGGTCGATAGTGCGGCACAGCCACGGGGAGGCTTGGGTGCGTTCAATACCTTTCTTATGGCAAATCTGAGAAAGCCTATAACTGCACAGGTATCTGGTGCGGGTGGTATTGTTGTTCTTACCGGGGTTGTTGGGACGAATGGACATATATCGGATGTGCGGATTACGAAAAACTTCCGACCCGATTGTGATCGTGAAGCTATGCGGGTATTCAAGCTCTTTAATGCCTGGAAACCCGCTAAAAAGCGAGGGGAAGTTGTACATCAGCAAGTAAGTATGCCCATTATATTTAAGCCTAATGTGCCCTTGAGGTATATACATGGCGAAGTCATCACCTATCAGGATGCCGACCTTATTGTGCTTCCAGATAGTAATGAGCGAGTGAAATTCAAAGAGGTTAATCCAGTGGATACGAATGGTGTCCCTTCTGGTGATCTTGTTCTGTATAAGTTAGCCAATATGAAATGGGAAGAGTATGCCCGTGATTCACTAGTACATAGATTAAATGAACAGCCTGATTCGTTTGGTAGGCCTACGTATACGATTGGGCATCAGCAGGCATTGTTAAAATTAAATGGCTCCATCTGTACGGTAGATGCTACAGGAAAGCTGCTGAGTGAAGCTAATTATAAGATTGGCAAATTAGCTGGCCCCCAAATTGCGTATCATCCGAATGGGGCTGTTGCTAAAAAGCATGATTACGGCGATGATAAACAGGTAATTTTGTCCTGGTATGCTAATGGGCAGATTCAGCAGGTTCAGGAACTCGTCATGGGGGACGTTCTTGAAACGTCGGAGATTGATAAAGTAACTGCTTTTTGGGATAGTGCAGGGCGGCAGTTAGTCAGAAATGGTACTGGATGGGCACAGTATTATCGGAGCGTAAAATCGTATACCAATAAAAATCGTGAGACATTGCTTGTCGAGCAGGGGCATTATCAGGATTATCTTAAACAAGGTACGTGGACAGGAATTTATGCCGATGGCTCCTATTTTTACGAAGAGAACTATGATAAAGGTGTTTTACTAACTGGAAAATCCTGTGTAGCTGGGCAGGATACTACGTTGTACGAACTAGAGGACCGTCATCCAATATTTTCGGGGGGGATGCCAGCACTTAAGCAATTTCTGGACCGGAATCTGTCGTATCCAATCAGTGCACAAAAAGATCGGGTTAGTGGTCAGGTGGTGGTCAGTTTTGTCGTTTGCACAGATGGTACACTGTGTGACTACGTGGTTACTCAAAGCATTCGAGCCGATCTGGACCGTGAAGCTCTGCGCGTTGTAAAGAAAATGAGTGGTCGCTGGATACCTGGTATACAACGAGGAAAGAAGGTTCAGGTAAAGTATTACTTGCCGATTAATTTCAACCTAGACTGA
- the hpf gene encoding ribosome hibernation-promoting factor, HPF/YfiA family: MQQDQSLDNVRLDIEAVGFTLTDDLRVSVLDALSKLQRFYKGDVITADVYLKVEPNQRSNEKHVGIKYGVPGNDVYADESGDNWYALIHSVVGKLQRQLEKRFGNHTNANRANLDEIDPASLV; the protein is encoded by the coding sequence ATGCAACAAGACCAGAGTTTAGATAATGTACGACTGGATATTGAGGCCGTAGGATTTACATTAACCGACGATCTCCGGGTTTCGGTACTGGATGCGCTGTCGAAACTTCAGCGATTCTACAAGGGCGATGTTATTACGGCCGATGTGTATTTAAAAGTGGAACCTAACCAGCGAAGCAACGAGAAGCATGTGGGTATTAAATATGGTGTGCCCGGCAATGATGTATATGCTGACGAATCGGGCGATAACTGGTATGCGTTGATCCACAGCGTAGTTGGGAAATTACAACGTCAACTGGAGAAACGCTTCGGTAACCATACGAATGCCAACCGGGCTAATCTCGACGAAATCGACCCGGCTAGTTTAGTCTGA